The following DNA comes from Synechococcales cyanobacterium T60_A2020_003.
AACTTGCTCTTTTTTGATTCTGATACCCCGTCCGCTTGCGGCGGGGTAGTTCATTTTTCGGCCTAGGGTTAGACCAGTTTCCGAATGTATCAAAACCAACCCCGAGATATCCCCCTTTAATTCCCGGCTCTTCAAAGCGATTGGCGTATCCAAGCGATCCTCCCAAACCACCAGGACCACTCGGGATTCCTTTGGAGGCGTCTAGGAGCATAAAGCTTATGCCATCGCCTCCCGTACCACCGTACATATAGAAGTCGAACTCTACCTTGAGCCCCTTAGAGGACGCTACCTTTTTGGTAAAGAGAACAAGTCCAGATGCATTGTTTTCAGCATTTGTCAGGCGAATAAGTTGATCAGCCATCGTTTCGTTGTTGCCTTCTATCAAAGTGAACAAAGAGAGTTAAACAAAGAGGCAGGCACAATGAGTGTACCTACAGAGAGGGAGAGTAATCCGATTGAAGGTGATCACTGAGTCACCTCAAAAACAGATCATCAAGAAAACACCTTCAGACAAAACTAACTTATGTCTTGATACTGCTTGAGTGTCTCGCGTCAAGTTTTGGAGTTCGTAATCTTAAAGAGAGCGTTGAGCTTGAAACAAGTTGCCCATCCTGACCTTGAATGACATCATTTATGTCGGCTTGTGTAACGTTCAGCGTAAGACTACGCTAACGACAACCCAGTTACTGCAGCAGTTGCACCAATCCGATTCAGCTTTAGTTGCTACCTATACCTTCTCCATAACAATAGAGAACAAAATGATAGGCGGCAGACTCATGCAATGGGTAGAGGCAAGTTGTTCTGATGATTCAGGAACACCAACATTTCAAAATATAGTGTCAATCACAACCGTTTTTTCGCGACAGCAGAAGTATGAGCCTTTGTGTCAGAAACTATGCAAAACAATTGACATAGCGTTCCGACGTGATTTGTGAAAAAGATGAGTTGTGAAACGTGCGACCCGTCGGGTCGCACGTTTCACAATCCAAATAGGATTGCTATAACTGCACTTTGAACGATTGGGGGCAGTGCGACTGTGCCTTTACGAGACTTAGTGTCGCTGAATATGGTGCTAAAGTCAGTAGTTTCACTAAGAGTTCATTAAAGATTAATTAATCGCGCAAAGAAGTTAGATTTCCATGAACTCTTAGCAAATTGCAGGGGTGAATCCGTTGATGCCTGTTCAATTGGGCGTATGGAAAGCATTTTGAATCGTCTATTTATCCAGATTTAAGACGTTGCGCTGGCCTTGTCAGAACCCTCTACTCCTTGCACAAGGGAGACTATTTTTTCACCTCGACTGAGTTTTACGAGGCGATCGCCCTGGTCATCTTTGGTATGTATCTTGATCGTGTTCACTGCACATCGGATTAGGCGATCGCTACTGCTGAGTAGCAAAATTTTATCGTGATCTGAAACACCCGCAATTCCAATTAAGGTATCCGTCTTTGCGGAAAAGACGATCGCCTGCAATCCCAGATCACCGCGATTACCAAGGCGTAGTGCTGTTACAGGCAGCCGTTTGGCGTATCCTTGGGCTGATACTAATAACACGTTCTGGTGGTTTTGTAGGACTGTGCATCCTGCCAGTCGTTCTTTCTTCATGAGTCGCACGGCGGACACCCCCTGGGAATTCCGACTCATGTAAGGCAACTGTTCATCATCAACCATAAATCGCAGAACCCGTCCGCCCGGTGTTGCCAGCACCAGCTGATCGCCCGACTGCGCCAAGACAACGTGGCTCAACTCATCTCCCTCCTTCAATTTCAAAGCCGTCAGCCCACGGGCGGTCATGCTGGCAAACTCGGATAGCGGTAAGCGCTTGATTTTACCCTGGTGGGTGATCAGTAGAAGATCGGTGTCTTCAAACTGGGCAGGCATGAGGAGTTGAGTGGCGATCGCCTCCTCGTTCTCATGAACCGTATTCGGCAGCAGGGTCATGACGTTAGTTCCCCGGGAGTTGCGGGGGGTGGGAGGGATGTCGGCGACATTGATGGCATAAGCCTTGCCGCTGCGCGTAAAGACCAGCAGCGTTTGCTGGGTCGTAGTCATTTCAACCTGGAGGGTGGGATCGTCCACCTCCTCCCATGTGCCGAGCAGTTCCTCCTGCTTTGCCTGTTGACGCTTGTAAGACCGGGGGGAGAGGCGACGCACATATCCCCGCTGGGTAAACTCCAGCACGACCTCTTCTTCAACGGTTTCTGCTTCTTCAACAATCTGGGCAATGCGTGCCGATTCTTCTTCCTTCTCAGCGTCGCTTTGAATGCGGGTACGGCGATCATCTATAAATTTCTTTTTGAGCGATCGCAATTCTTTTTTCAATGCCTTGAGCAATTCCCGGCGATTGCTGAGGAGCAATTGCAACTGCTGGCGGCGTTGATTCAGGTCTTCAAACTCGGACTGAATATTTTGTTGTTCTAACCCTGTGAGGCGGCGCAGAGGCATCGCGAGGATGGCATCGGTCTGCCGTTCGGTGAGGTCAAACTGATTCTGCAAGGTAATCTTGGCCGTTGTGCCATCGGGAGCATTCCGGAGAATATCAATGACATCATCCAGGTAGGATAGAGCCACCAGCATCCCATCGAGAACGTGAATGCGTTGCTCAACGCGCTCTAGATCGTGACTGTATTGACGAGTCAGGGTTTCTTCGCGGAAATCGAGGAAGTGCTGCAAGATGTCCTTGAGGCTCATCTGCATGGGCTGACCGTTAGCTAATGCCAGCAAAATTACCCCAAAGTTGCTTTGGAGTGGCGTCAATTTATATAAATTGCCCAGAATCCGCTCTGGGGATGCCTCTCGCTTGAGTTCAATCACAACGCGCATCCCGTCGCGATCGCTCTCATCCCGAATATCGGAAATCCCGTCCAATCGCCCCTGGTTGGTGAGATCGGCAACTTTCTCAATCCAAGCCGCTTTATTGACTTGATAGGGTAATTCTGTCACCACGATAGCGGTGCGTCGTTGGCGGCCTCGCCCCCCTGGGATTTCTTCAACGCCAGCGATCCCTCGCACGGGAATGCTGCCTCGCCCCGTAGTGTAGGCTTCCCGGATGCCCTCAGTACCGACGATCTCTCCGCCAGTGGGGAAATCGGGACCCGGAATGTATTCCATCAATTCTTCTATCGTGATGGACGGTTGATCGATCATCGCAATCAGCCCATCAATCACCTCACCCATGTTATGGGGAGGAACATTGGTGGCCATCCCCACGGCAATTCCGGAACAGCCATTCAGCAGCAGCATTGGAAGCTGGGCAGGGAGGACAACGGGTTCCTGTTGGGAGTTGTCAAAGTTGGCGATGAAATCAACGGTGGCTTCGCTAACCTCGGCAAGAACGGCTTCATGGCTGATCGGAGCCAGACGGGTTTCGGTGTATCGCATGGCCGCGGGTGGATCATTGTCTACCGATCCAAAGTTGCCGTGACCCGCCAGTAAGGGATAGCGACTGGAAAAATCTTGCACCATCCGCACGAGGGCGTCGTATACCGCCTGATCCCCGTGGGGATGGTATTTACCCAGTACGTCCCCCACAACACGCGCACATTTGCGGTAGGGGCGATCGGGCGTTAACCCTAGCTCATGCATGGCATAAAGAATACGGCGATGTACGGGTTTGAGGCCATCACGTACATCGGGTAGAGCCCGACCCACGATCACACTCATGGCATATTCAAGGTACGATCGCTGGACTTCAGTATGAAGTGGAGTTGCAACGATTTGTCCTGACGAAAGAAAGTTAAGCTGCCGTGCCATGAATTCAGTCCTCTGGGTCTATCCTCTACTTGAAGACAAGTCTGTGTTGAATACTAGGTTAAAGCGGTGGATTGAAAAAGGGTCTAATATCTGTGATGTAGCCGTTGTGTTTGTTGCTAAGGCGATGGGAGACATCAAGAATCTCACGTTTCATAGAGAGCCTAAAGTATAGGGGGTATGATGCTTTTTTGCATCTTGCATTGAAAGATAAGCATGAAGCTTTGATGTAGACATATGGGTCTTTTCGCTCCGATGCTGGGAGGGCGTGGGTGGGCATAGCGGTTATACCACAGGAAATTCAGCATGCAGAGGGTCATCAATCCATCTAAAAACCATCTAAAAAACTAATCTTCACAGTCTCTAGGGAGTGTTTACGGTAGGCATGTCACGGTAGGCTTATCACTATAGGGGCTTGTTCACTATAGAGTGTAATGCCTTGCGGCAATTTTACAGGCTGGTTAGGAAAAGACACTCTAGAACTTGAGAACCTGTTCTGGGACTCTGATGCCCCATTGAAGGAGAAAAACGCCTGGATACGAGGATTGCAAGGGGAGACGTTATGCAAACGGTGTTAATCGTAGAGGATGATTTAGTGAATGCGCGTGTATTCTCTAAGATTTTGATCAAACGTGGAGGATTCGCCGTTAAACACACGGAAAACGTGGACGAGGTGATGAAAATTGCTGAAGCACGGGAAGCCGACATCATCCTAATGGATGTTTCGCTATCTCGCAGTGTGTATCAGGGGCAGCCCGTGGACGGCATTCGGATCACGCAGATGTTGAAAACAAATCCGCAAACGGCTGACTTGCCCATCATCTTAGTGACAGCCCACGCTATGGAAGGGCATCGTGAACACTTCCTCAAGCAAAGCGGTGCAGATGACTACATCTCTAAACCCGTGGTCGATCACCAGGGATTTGTGGATCAAATTAAGGCGCTCTTGCCTCAGGAGTCATAGCACACACGTATTATAGTACATGAAAACTATTAGAGATAGTCAAAAAGCCTGCGATCGCCGTGAATGAGGTATGGGGGTATGGGGGCGAATTAAGCGGTAGTGTAGAGCAGAATGCTGGGATTGGGTATGATTCCAACTTTGAAGTTTGAGTTGTCCGGTTCACGTTGAACATAGGTGGCTTCGTCAACGGTTTCAGCATCCCATTCGTAGCAGTCATGTAGGAAGCTACTTTGAAAATGCCTAATGGTGATTCCGGGAGTAATGCCGTTGCCTCGTGAACCATTGCCTTGAAAATAGATTCTCATCCTGCGGGGTGACGTTATCGCGTCATGGACGATTGATATGACACTGCTAAGTGGAACAAAGTATGTTTAGAAACGACATGGTTGCTAGATCAGACCCTGCGGATTTTTAAGGAGTGAAAGCTGTGATTCGGGGACACGCGCAATCGCATTGGACACGGCGTTGGCTGTGGGTTGGGATGGGACTGGCGATCGCCATCTTACTGCATCCTCTCTTATCCGTTGCCCAGCCTGCCATGCCGTCTGCCTACAGAGCCTTGCCGGAACTGCGAGGCGTTTGGCTCACGAACATTGACAGCGAGGTGCTGTTTTCCCAACAGAATTTGCACCAGGCGATGCAACGCTTACACCGTTTGAACTTTAATACCGTCTACCCGACAGTTTGGAACTGGGGATACACGCTCTACCCCAGTGCTGTGGCAGAGCAGGCGACAGGCGTCGGGATTGATCCGCATCCAGGATTGCGCGATCGCGATATGTTGCAAGAAGCGATTACCGAAGGACATGCGCTGGGGATGGCCGTGGTTCCGTGGGTGGAATTTGGCCTGATGGCTCCTGCCGATTCGGAACTGGCTGCCCGCCATCCCGATTGGATCACGCAACGTCAGGATGGGAGTCAGATCGTGATGGAAGGGGAGCATCCACGGGTGTGGCTGAATCCGAATCATCCACAGGTGCAAAACTTGATGATCGACCTCGTGAGTGAAATTGCCGCGAACTATGAGGTGGACGGCATCCAATTTGATGATCACTTCGGGATGCCTGTGGAATTGGGGTACGACGATTACACGATCGCCCTCTACCAACAGGAGCATAATGGGCAGTCTCCACCCACGGACGTTACCGATCCGGAGTGGGTTCAGTGGCGGGCAGATCAGATTACAGACCTGCACAAGCGCGTGTTCTACGCCATTAAGGCAAACCGTCCCGATTGCCTGGTGGCGCTCTCGCCCAATCCCCGTGAGTTTGCCTACGAAACCTATTTGCAGGACTGGTGGCGATGGGAGCGGGAAGGGTTGGTCGAGGAGATCATTATCCAAATTTATCGCAGTGACCTCGATCGGTTTGTGGAGGAGTTAGAGCGCCCTGAAATTGAACCCATCCGAACCCACATTCCGTTGGGAATTGGGGTGTTGACAGGGCTGAAGAATCGTCCTGTCGATATGGCGATAGTTCAAGACCAGGTGAAAACGGTACGAGAACGCGGGTTTGCCGGGGTCTCGTTTTTCTTTTATGAATCCTTGGGCGATCGCGATCGCTCGTTTCGGGTGCTGTTTCCCACGCCCGCTGCGCGTCCATCGGTGCTGGATAAACGATCGATGCCGATTCGTTGGCCTGTGCCTGTTTCCGCTTAAGCATGACCCAGGAGTCTACCGTGTCGAGAATGTCCGCTTGGGGCAACTTGAGTCGTTTCATGGCGTTGCGATCGACGAGAAAACGCGGATCGCTGTTGCGCTGCCATTGTTGACGCAATCGCTGATCGGATACGGCTAGAACCTGGCGATCGCTATAAAAGTTCAGGGATGGACGGTTATGGGGATGGGAGGTGTAGATGACCTGTTCTGGTTCGCTGTACTGTTGCACCATCGCCGCGACAGGCTTGACCGGATAATCTTCCGCCAACTCCCAAACCCAGTGATGGGAGACCATCAGCCCTAGCAGTGACACATACATACCCCACAGCAGAATTATCACAAACTGGCGATCGCGTTGCAGTAAGAGTACTGTAGCCACGGTCATGGTGAGTCCTACCGCTCCTAACGTAAGCTGCAAGTCTCGTTCAGGGGGCACACTAAACAGACCAAAGTAAAGGCTGCCGAGCCACCCTACAATGCCAATCAGACCGATCAGCAGCGGCCAAGCAAGGGGAATATCCGTGGGGCGCTCGCCATCCGTCAGCACTGAAGATTTCTGCCAAATTTGACTCAGCGGGACAGCAGCGGCAAGGGCGATCGCCGGATACACCGGAAGCACGTACCAGGGCAACTTGGTACTCATGATCGAAATGACGCCCAGGTAGCCAATCGTCCACACCAGCACCAGCTTTGCCCAACTGAGGGTGCGATTCCGCCAAGCCATCTGAAAGGCTGGGGGCACAAAGAGCAGCCACGGCCAGCCGTATTTCAAAATTTCCAGTAGGTAGTACCAGGGGGGGCCGGAATTATTTTCCACCGACTCCACAACCCGATTAAAGGATTGGGTCATGAGATGGGTTTTGAGGAAAACCTCGCCGTAGTGCATCCATTGCGCCGTGTACCAAAGTAGTGCCGGGATTACCCCCAGGAAAATGCCGAGCCAGAGATACAGCGACCGGAGCAGGCGGGGAGAATCCCACAGCAAAAAGGTGATCGCGATCGCCCCCAACAAAATGGCGATAATGCCTTTGGTCAGGGCAATCAGCCCCAAGCCTACGCCGATTCCCAAAGCCCACCGGGGATCACGCCGCGATCGCAGCACACACCACATGGTCAACAAGAAGAAACAGACGACGGCACCATCCAGCATCGCAAGGCGACCATGGCGTACCACGGGCAACATCGTGAGGTAAATTAACGCCGCGAACAGGGCGGGCGATCGCCGCATGAAAACTTCACGCCCGATCCCATAGAGCAACGGCACGGAACACGCAGTCAGGAGCGCGCTCGGCAACCGACTCGTCCACTCATGGACGCCTCCCAAATGGTACGTGGCCGCAATCAGCCAATGCATCAACAGGGGCTTGTTCAGGTACGGTTCGCCATGCACCGTGGGATACAGCCATGCGAGGGAGCCAGGGCTTGCCCGCCAAATTTCCCGCGCCACCTGGGCGACGGTTCCCTCATCCCAGTCCCGCAGGGGCAGGTTGCCCAACGCAATTGTATAGAGGGCAAGAGCCGCAATCAGCAGGCTGATGACTAAAAGCGGTTCAGACCACTGTTCAATCTGATCAATCCAGTGCCGACGATTCAGAGCCGAAGCGTGCCGATGCATAGGTGTAAACCTTCGGAAGAGTCGCGAGAGAGGGTGAACTTCGCCATGATATCCCCTCTGCTGTGAATGATTGGAAAATTCTAAGCAACCCGATGATGATCTGATACCAATTCTCTAAATAAGCGCTACAGATAATTGAGGAGGGGCGTGGGGAACGTAGTTCTCCACAAGGGGGCACAGCCCCCTTAACCCCCATCTATAACCGGAATTTTTGAAATTGGTATGAGGCGATCGCCAACGGCATCGATCACGCCGAAACAGTCTCGAACTCCGGCAAGGTGCCCCGCTTCCGAATCATAACGTTGACCTCCATGCCCAGGTAATCGCCAGCTTCGCCAAACCAAGAGCCAGAGAGGGGTATCACTTGACCTGGGTGACGGGCGATCGCCACTGGAATCAAATCGAAGCCTGCCGTAATTCGGTTCGTGGGATCATAGCTCCGCCACCCGGCACCGGGTAGGTATACCTGTAACCATGCGTGGGTTGCGCCTGAACCGGTCATGCCGACCTCACCGCCGTCGAGGGCATCATCGTAGAGATAGCCGCTGATAAACCGACAGGCAAATCCTAAACGGCGCAAGGCTTCCATCATCAGCCACGCATAATCACGGCAGGTACCCGACTGCAACCGCAGCGTTTCGTCAGGCGTTTGCGTGCCTTCCGTCTCGCGGGCTTGATAT
Coding sequences within:
- the gyrA gene encoding DNA gyrase subunit A, with the protein product MARQLNFLSSGQIVATPLHTEVQRSYLEYAMSVIVGRALPDVRDGLKPVHRRILYAMHELGLTPDRPYRKCARVVGDVLGKYHPHGDQAVYDALVRMVQDFSSRYPLLAGHGNFGSVDNDPPAAMRYTETRLAPISHEAVLAEVSEATVDFIANFDNSQQEPVVLPAQLPMLLLNGCSGIAVGMATNVPPHNMGEVIDGLIAMIDQPSITIEELMEYIPGPDFPTGGEIVGTEGIREAYTTGRGSIPVRGIAGVEEIPGGRGRQRRTAIVVTELPYQVNKAAWIEKVADLTNQGRLDGISDIRDESDRDGMRVVIELKREASPERILGNLYKLTPLQSNFGVILLALANGQPMQMSLKDILQHFLDFREETLTRQYSHDLERVEQRIHVLDGMLVALSYLDDVIDILRNAPDGTTAKITLQNQFDLTERQTDAILAMPLRRLTGLEQQNIQSEFEDLNQRRQQLQLLLSNRRELLKALKKELRSLKKKFIDDRRTRIQSDAEKEEESARIAQIVEEAETVEEEVVLEFTQRGYVRRLSPRSYKRQQAKQEELLGTWEEVDDPTLQVEMTTTQQTLLVFTRSGKAYAINVADIPPTPRNSRGTNVMTLLPNTVHENEEAIATQLLMPAQFEDTDLLLITHQGKIKRLPLSEFASMTARGLTALKLKEGDELSHVVLAQSGDQLVLATPGGRVLRFMVDDEQLPYMSRNSQGVSAVRLMKKERLAGCTVLQNHQNVLLVSAQGYAKRLPVTALRLGNRGDLGLQAIVFSAKTDTLIGIAGVSDHDKILLLSSSDRLIRCAVNTIKIHTKDDQGDRLVKLSRGEKIVSLVQGVEGSDKASATS
- a CDS encoding response regulator — translated: MQTVLIVEDDLVNARVFSKILIKRGGFAVKHTENVDEVMKIAEAREADIILMDVSLSRSVYQGQPVDGIRITQMLKTNPQTADLPIILVTAHAMEGHREHFLKQSGADDYISKPVVDHQGFVDQIKALLPQES
- a CDS encoding glycoside hydrolase family 10 protein, whose product is MGLAIAILLHPLLSVAQPAMPSAYRALPELRGVWLTNIDSEVLFSQQNLHQAMQRLHRLNFNTVYPTVWNWGYTLYPSAVAEQATGVGIDPHPGLRDRDMLQEAITEGHALGMAVVPWVEFGLMAPADSELAARHPDWITQRQDGSQIVMEGEHPRVWLNPNHPQVQNLMIDLVSEIAANYEVDGIQFDDHFGMPVELGYDDYTIALYQQEHNGQSPPTDVTDPEWVQWRADQITDLHKRVFYAIKANRPDCLVALSPNPREFAYETYLQDWWRWEREGLVEEIIIQIYRSDLDRFVEELERPEIEPIRTHIPLGIGVLTGLKNRPVDMAIVQDQVKTVRERGFAGVSFFFYESLGDRDRSFRVLFPTPAARPSVLDKRSMPIRWPVPVSA